The proteins below are encoded in one region of Silene latifolia isolate original U9 population chromosome 2, ASM4854445v1, whole genome shotgun sequence:
- the LOC141642357 gene encoding membrane protein PB1A10.07c-like has product MFPGEFARIGAGVFLALQLISVIEFIAWWNKYWMPDEKTKQSCSLGLLMSTVLYAASVCGVVMLYIFEPADDKCSPQKEMNGHYDWITIISFFFGLCAIVMATFSTGIDSESFQFRKDKVQEEDDIPYNYGFFHLVFSLGAMYFAMLFINWNLNSSTRKWSIDVGWASTWVKIINEWLAAAIYMWKLISPVLRQAKVMDQGSVQPEDFRFLLTL; this is encoded by the exons ATGTTTCCAGGTGAATTCGCTCGTATAGGTGCAGG GGTTTTTCTTGCTCTTCAACTTATTAGCGTGATTGAGTTTATAGCGTGGTGGAACAAGTACTGGATGCCAGATGAGAAAACTAAGCAAAG CTGCTCCCTTGGATTATTAATGTCGACAGTGCTCTATGCAGCGTCtgtgtgtggagttgtgatgtTGTACATCTT TGAACCAGCTGACGATAAATGCAGTCCGCAGAAGGAAATGAATGGACATTATGATTGGATTACTATAATT AGTTTCTTCTTTGGACTTTGCGCAATTGTGATGGCTACTTTTTCAACAGGGATCGATTCTGAGTCTTTTCAG TTCCGCAAAGATAAAGTACAAGAAGAGGATGATATTCCTTACAACTATGGCTTCTTCCACCTGGTATTTTCGTTGGGTGCTATGTATTTTGCAATGTTATTCATTAATTGGAACCTCAACAGCTCTACCAGAAA GTGGAGTATTGATGTCGGATGGGCAAGTACATGGGTTAAAATCATCAATGAGTGGCTAGCAGCTGCCATATACA TGTGGAAATTGATTTCTCCGGTTCTTAGACAAGCTAAAGTCATGGATCAAGGTTCTGTTCAGCCAGAAGATTTCCGTTTTCTTTTGACTTTGTGA